A stretch of DNA from Synechococcus sp. PCC 7335:
GCGCGTGCTCTCTGAGGGACTTGATGCCCGTAATCCGCCGCTTGAGCGTGCGCGCTTTCTTGCATTCTTTACAAAAAACACAGATGAGTTTTTTATGAAACGAGTCGGCGGATTAAAGCAACAAATCGAAGCGGGGGTCACAGAGACAACACCAGATGGTCGGACTCCTCATGAGCAATGGACAGAGATCCTCGATGCAGCGCGACCACTCTTTCGTGAGCAAGCTGCCTGCTGGGAGGAAGAAATTAAACCGCAATTCGCAGACGAAGGGATTCAGATTCAAACCCTTGACGAACTTACCGAATCGCAGCAAACGCGACTTCGCGATCATTTCGAAGAATCTGTCTTACCGACGTTAACTCCTCTTGCGTTTGACCCTGCACATCCGTTTCCATTCATCTCAAATCTTTCACTGTCGCTTGCTGTTCTCTCTCGTGAAACAACCGATGAAGAACTCACGTTTACCCGGATCAAAATCCCACAGAATCAGCCACGATTCGTTGAAGTTCCTGAAACAGATCATAATTATGTCCTCATTGAGGATGTAATCGAGGCAAATCTTGATCTTCTCCTGCCGAATGTTAATATCGTTGATGTCTCAAAATTCAAAGTCACTCGTAACGCGGAGGTGCGACGTGATGAGGAGGTCGCTGAGGATCTAATCAATATGATTGAGGAAGTGCTTGAGCAACGACGATTTGCAACAGTTGTCCGCGTTGAAGTCGCAGCTGATATGCCAGAGCAATCAGTATCTGTATTAAAAGAGCAACTTGACGTGACCGATGCAGAGGTATTTTATCGTGAAGGACCAATCGATTTCCGCTCACTCTTTGAGCTCACCGAGATCACCCGTCCAGATCTCAAAGCTCCATCATGGACGCCACAACCTCATCCTCGGATTATGCGTGGTCCGGGTGTTGACCCTCGTGATGAGCCTGCAGATATCTTTACTGAAATTGAACAAGATGATATTCTC
This window harbors:
- the ppk1 gene encoding polyphosphate kinase 1, yielding RVLSEGLDARNPPLERARFLAFFTKNTDEFFMKRVGGLKQQIEAGVTETTPDGRTPHEQWTEILDAARPLFREQAACWEEEIKPQFADEGIQIQTLDELTESQQTRLRDHFEESVLPTLTPLAFDPAHPFPFISNLSLSLAVLSRETTDEELTFTRIKIPQNQPRFVEVPETDHNYVLIEDVIEANLDLLLPNVNIVDVSKFKVTRNAEVRRDEEVAEDLINMIEEVLEQRRFATVVRVEVAADMPEQSVSVLKEQLDVTDAEVFYREGPIDFRSLFELTEITRPDLKAPSWTPQPHPRIMRGPGVDPRDEPADIFTEIEQDDILVHHPYHSFEGTVHHFLEAAAHDPDVLAVKAAIYRTASDSKVIQSLIDAADNGKQVAVMVELKARFDEQNNLEWVRRLEEEGIHVAYGTVGLKTHTKTALVVRQEDEGVQLYSHVGTGNYHSETAKGYVDLGVLTSNHDIGQDLTKVFNSFTGPTLSNQFRELLIAPVTMRERFTQRIRRE